One Brachionichthys hirsutus isolate HB-005 unplaced genomic scaffold, CSIRO-AGI_Bhir_v1 contig_1141, whole genome shotgun sequence genomic window carries:
- the LOC137916217 gene encoding retinol-binding protein 4-A-like — translation MLQYAVALCLLALSWGQDCQVANIQVMQNFDKTRYAGTWYAVGKKDPEGLFLIDNIVANFIIEEDGKMTATAIGRVIILNNWEMCANMMATFEESLDPAKFKMTYSGVASYLQSGNDEHWVIDTDYDNYAVHYSCREVFSNGTCKDSYSFIFSRQPTGLRTEDKPVVLQKKGEICLVGNYRPVAHTDFCNSS, via the exons ATGCTGCAGTACGCTGTGGCCCTCTGCCTCCTGGCGTTGTCCTGGGGACAGGACTGCCAGGTGGCCAACATCCAAGTCATGCAGAACTTTGACAAGACCAGA TATGCAGGGACGTGGTACGCTGTTGGAAAGAAGGACCCAGAGGGCTTGTTTTTAATCGACAACATCGTGGCCAATTTTATTATAGAAGAGGATGGCAAAATGACGGCCACTGCTATAGGAAGAGTCATCATCCTGAA CAACTGGGAAATGTGTGCAAACATGATGGCCACTTTTGAGGAAAGCCTTGACCCTGCCAAGTTCAAGATGACGTACTCGGGAGTTGCATCATACCTGCAGAGTGGAA ACGATGAACACTGGGTGATCGACACCGACTACGACAATTACGCCGTCCATTACTCCTGCAGAGAAGTATTTTCTAACGGAACCTGCAAGGACAGCTATTCTTTCATATTCTCTCGTCAGCCGACCGGCCTGAGGACGGAGGATAAGCCTGTCGTCCTACAGAAGAAGGGGGAGATCTGCCTGGTGGGCAACTACAGACCCGTTGCACACACTG ACTTCTGCAACAGCAGTTAA